One part of the Solanum dulcamara chromosome 3, daSolDulc1.2, whole genome shotgun sequence genome encodes these proteins:
- the LOC129882790 gene encoding peptidyl-prolyl cis-trans isomerase CYP63, protein MSKKKNPLVFLDVSIDGNPAEKIVIELFADIVPRTAENFRSLCTGEKGVGVSTGKPLHYKGCLFHRVIKGFMAQGGDFSKGNGTGGESIYGGKFPDENFKVAHTEAGLLSMANSGPNTNGSQFFIIFKRTPHLDGKHVVFGKVVKGMEFVRRVEQLGTDNGKPSGLVKIVDCGEMSEKKSNDTTKAEKGKNKKFERALSSDDDSDSQVKGKRKSSTNRKKKKKRRYSSSDSYSSETDTDSSSDSDSDSKLDSYSSSSSGDGRRKKRKRSTKKESNRHGKKKDGKKTRRRVHRNKRSRRKWSSESSSDTDSRSMSSSSSSSDSSDDDNGRPSNSAQKGLGKKSSNPVKRQAVLKQQQNLEEGEISKNGKLPNNGHGGDVKTDRTLAPNQQSDNSSRSRSATPSPKGKQRPSRRSSQSMSPEKVPARLGQNGGSLQIESKERSLSKSPSPKATQPSRSSPGRDLSENRSPDGTSKRVRKGRGFTDRYSFARRYRTPSPERSSYRPYYQGGRNFQGNRDRYSSYRSYSGRSPQGRYRQSPRGRSPPRYHRRSRSRSVSHSPRRESRRSRSPSRSPSPREKRQTISDRLKSRLGPRVDDQRSLPTRRSASRSRSRDSTTPRSPAAATRKHSRKVGSASPNSSRSTSPARQRGLVSYEDISPTGTN, encoded by the exons ATGAGTAAGAAGAAAAACCCTCTTGTATTCTTAGATGTGTCAATTGATGGAAATCCTGCAGAAAAAATTGTTATTGAG CTCTTTGCAGATATTGTCCCAAGGACTGCAGAAAATTTCCGGTCGCTTTGCACAG GTGAGAAGGGAGTTGGAGTATCTACTGGGAAACCTCTGCACTACAAAGGATGCTTATTTCACCGTGTAATTAAAGGGTTTATGGCACAA GGTGGTGATTTCTCCAAAGGGAATG GCACTGGTGGAGAGAGTATATATGGAGGGAAATTTCCAG ATGAAAACTTTAAAGTTGCCCACACTGAGGCTGGTCTTCTCTCGATGGCAAATAGTGGTCCTAATACAAATGGATCCCAGTTCTTCATTATATTTAAGAGAACTCCCCATCTCGACGG GAAGCATGTTGTTTTTGGAAAAGTTGTAAAGGGAATGGAATTTGTGAGGAGAGTTGAACAGCTGGGAACAGACAATGGGAAGCCATCCGGGCTTGTGAAAATTGTGGATTGTGGCGAAATGTCTGAGAAGAAAAGTAATGATACAACCAAAGCAGAAAAAG ggaaaaataaaaagtttgaGAGAGCTCTTTCCTCTGATGATGATTCAGACAGTCAAGTAAAGGGGAAACGCAAATCATCCAccaatagaaagaaaaagaaaaagaggagaTACTCTTCATCTGATTCTTACAGTTCTGAGACAGATACTGATTCCTCTTCAGACTCTGACTCAGATTCTAAGTTGGACTCCTATTCTTCTAGTTCTTCAGGTGATGGAAGGcgtaagaagaggaagaggtcGACTAAGAAAGAAAGCAATCGGCATGGGAAGAAAAAAGACGGAAAGAAGACGAGGAGAAGAGTTCATCGAAATAAAAGATCGAGACGCAAGTG GAGCTCTGAGAGTTCTAGTGACACAGACAGTCGGAGTATgagcagcagcagtagcagcagtGATAGCTCCGATGATGACAATGGCAGGCCCAGTAATTCTGCacaaaaag GTTTGGGGAAGAAATCATCAAACCCTGTCAAAAGACAAGCTGTTTTGAAGCAGCAACAGAATCTTGAAGAGGGTGAAATATCTAAGAACGGTAAGCTTCCAAATAATGGTCACGGTGGAGATGTAAAAACTGACAGGACTCTCGCcccaaatcaacaatctgatAATTCGAGCAGATCCAG GAGCGCAACACCAAGTCCTAAGGGGAAGCAAAGACCCAGCCGCAGGAGCAGTCAAAGTATGAGCCCAGAAAAAGTACCTGCTAGACTTGGTCAAAATGGTGGAAGTCTTCAAATTGAATCAAAGGAGAGAAGTCTTTCAAAGAGTCCTTCACCAAAAGCTACTCAGCCATCTCGTTCTAGTCCTGGCAGGGATTTATCCGAAAACCGTTCTCCAGATGGAACTTCAAAACGAGTCCGAAAAGGACGTGGCTTCACTGATCGTTATTCATTTGCAAGACGCTATCGCACCCCATCTCCTGAGCGTTCATCTTACAGGCCTTATTACCAGGGTGGGAGAAATTTTCAGGGGAATCGTGATAG GTACTCAAGCTATAGAAGCTATTCTGGTCGCTCTCCACAGGGACGGTACAGACAGTCACCAAGAGGCAGAAGTCCCCCCAG ATACCATCGCAGGAGTCGAAGTAGGAGTGTTTCTCACAGCCCTAGGCGTGAGAGTCGTCGAAGTAGGAGCCCTTCACGCAGTCCTTCCCCTAGAGAAAAGCGGCAGACAATCAGTGACAGATTGAAGTCTCGTCTTGGGCCTCGCGTGGATGATCAGCGTTCTCTTCCCACTAGGAGGTCAGCCTCAAGATCTAGAAGCCGCGACTCTACGACTCCTCGATCTCCTGCTGCTGCTACAAGGAAGCACAGTAGGAAAGTAGGATCTGCATCACCTAATAGTTCGAGATCAACCTCCCCAGCTCGACAGAGGGGTCTAGTCTCATATGAGGATATCAGTCCCACCGGGACAAACTAA